The Flammeovirgaceae bacterium genome contains a region encoding:
- a CDS encoding glutaredoxin, with translation MQFHPNELFLVYNPQSTMGKQTKAIAKDICSHVNEVDITAEKLSPTYWKEIVNLLKMQPDQLLDKSHPDYVKKIGTNTYTMDGWLEVLVYNANMIKAPIAIYRGMAVFCETPTDIFKLRPVREEKAMPHLKSYKERD, from the coding sequence ATCCACCATGGGCAAGCAAACCAAGGCCATTGCCAAGGATATTTGCAGCCATGTAAACGAGGTAGACATTACGGCTGAAAAGTTATCGCCTACGTATTGGAAGGAGATTGTAAACCTGCTGAAGATGCAGCCCGACCAGTTGCTGGATAAATCGCACCCGGATTATGTTAAAAAAATCGGTACGAATACCTACACCATGGATGGCTGGCTGGAAGTGCTGGTGTATAACGCCAACATGATTAAAGCCCCGATTGCCATTTACAGGGGCATGGCTGTTTTCTGCGAAACACCTACCGATATTTTTAAACTGCGGCCCGTGCGCGAAGAAAAGGCCATGCCGCACCTGAAGTCGTATAAGGAGAGGGATTAG
- a CDS encoding PAS domain S-box protein, producing the protein MQLDMLYTSRNLLAGFILAIATISGLGVYTYLTIVGLIRNSRQLNQTNRVIAVSNQLLAHAIEMETVQLGFVITANDYYLESYYNLKYALFRIVEDLEGIVTADQSRTTGMDTLQFLLKEKMSWTDNVIEARKVSRDSANQLVSSGIGKNILLQIKHIIKAIQQDSKVIPYNTFNKEKLVAFQVAFLGLLIVTGLTITILFYTVNHIMKKHLKSEKFLSNALRDIHVLYDNAPCGYLSVDSDIRITNINQTLLNWLGYSVDEIVGKLKYEDLLTDESKTHFLESFEKDFEEYKIKGYVHGLEFEFKRKDGTKFPVLVNSAALFDQQGNFYKSTTTVFDISDRKKLEARLASFIDSSPDALIIADQNGNIQMVNNQSEAIFGFTRHEMIGQKVEMLVPGDLRVIHTNHRMAFVKHPTKRPMGAGIELNAFRKDGRMVPVEISLSPIQTGDGMFIIAAIRDITERKEKENKIKQLNAELEAFTYSVSHDLRAPLRSIHSFATILKQDFASNLDNEGIRILDTVIRNAQRMGQLIDDLLNLSRTGRQELRVSEVNMNQLVRGIADELISHENARKIELTIDELINAKADLTMIGQVWINLISNALKYTSKKEVAIIKIACKELEEEIHYSVSDNGAGFDERYSNKLFEVFQRLHSLQEFEGTGVGLALTKRIIKRHGGLIWASGQVDAGATFTFSLPK; encoded by the coding sequence ATGCAGTTGGATATGCTTTATACCAGCAGGAATTTGCTTGCAGGTTTTATTCTGGCTATTGCAACCATTTCCGGACTTGGTGTTTATACCTATTTAACTATCGTTGGATTAATTCGAAATTCACGGCAACTTAATCAAACAAATAGAGTGATTGCCGTATCCAACCAACTTCTTGCTCATGCTATCGAGATGGAAACAGTACAATTGGGTTTTGTAATAACCGCTAATGACTATTATTTGGAATCTTACTACAATTTGAAATATGCTCTTTTTCGCATTGTTGAAGATTTGGAGGGTATAGTAACCGCTGACCAATCACGAACTACCGGTATGGATACCCTGCAATTTTTGCTAAAAGAGAAAATGAGTTGGACTGATAATGTTATCGAAGCAAGAAAGGTAAGCAGAGATAGTGCAAACCAACTCGTTTCATCAGGAATTGGAAAAAATATTTTGCTTCAAATAAAGCATATCATTAAGGCAATCCAACAAGATAGTAAAGTTATTCCGTACAATACGTTTAACAAAGAAAAGTTAGTTGCATTTCAGGTTGCCTTCCTAGGGCTTTTGATTGTTACTGGATTGACTATCACGATTCTTTTCTACACTGTCAACCATATCATGAAAAAGCATCTGAAATCGGAGAAGTTTCTATCAAATGCATTACGTGATATACATGTTCTATACGACAATGCACCATGCGGCTATCTTTCAGTAGATTCGGATATCAGGATCACCAATATCAATCAAACACTCCTTAACTGGTTGGGGTATTCGGTTGATGAAATTGTCGGTAAACTTAAGTACGAGGATCTCCTTACAGATGAAAGCAAAACTCACTTTCTGGAATCATTCGAAAAGGACTTCGAAGAATACAAAATCAAAGGGTATGTACATGGCCTTGAGTTTGAATTCAAACGAAAAGATGGCACTAAATTCCCTGTATTGGTGAACAGCGCTGCTCTCTTTGATCAACAAGGAAATTTTTATAAGAGTACAACAACAGTGTTTGATATTTCGGACAGAAAGAAACTGGAAGCGCGTCTTGCCTCGTTCATTGACTCATCTCCTGATGCTTTGATAATCGCTGATCAGAATGGCAATATTCAAATGGTCAATAATCAAAGCGAGGCAATTTTTGGATTTACACGGCATGAAATGATTGGACAGAAAGTTGAGATGCTTGTTCCAGGAGATCTGAGAGTAATTCATACAAACCATAGAATGGCTTTTGTTAAACATCCTACAAAAAGACCAATGGGAGCGGGTATAGAACTTAATGCCTTCCGGAAAGATGGACGTATGGTACCCGTTGAGATCAGCCTAAGTCCGATTCAAACAGGCGATGGTATGTTTATAATTGCGGCTATTCGCGATATTACCGAACGCAAGGAGAAAGAGAACAAGATCAAACAATTAAATGCGGAACTGGAGGCATTTACCTATTCAGTATCACACGACTTAAGGGCTCCATTGCGATCCATTCACAGTTTCGCAACGATTCTGAAACAGGACTTTGCTAGTAATCTTGACAATGAGGGTATACGTATCCTTGATACGGTTATTCGCAATGCGCAAAGAATGGGGCAATTAATTGACGACCTTCTTAATTTATCCCGAACAGGAAGGCAGGAGTTAAGAGTTTCAGAAGTTAATATGAATCAACTTGTCCGCGGAATTGCTGATGAACTAATATCGCATGAGAATGCTCGGAAGATTGAACTCACGATTGATGAATTGATCAATGCCAAAGCTGACCTGACAATGATAGGTCAGGTTTGGATTAACCTCATATCGAATGCATTAAAATATACTAGCAAAAAGGAAGTTGCAATTATTAAAATTGCCTGCAAGGAATTGGAAGAGGAAATTCATTACTCGGTCAGTGATAACGGAGCCGGGTTTGATGAACGCTATAGCAATAAGTTGTTCGAGGTGTTTCAGCGATTGCACAGTTTACAGGAGTTTGAAGGTACTGGTGTAGGTTTAGCCCTGACTAAACGAATCATTAAACGGCATGGTGGTTTAATTTGGGCCAGCGGCCAAGTTGATGCTGGTGCAACTTTTACATTTTCATTACCTAAATAG